One region of uncultured Sulfurimonas sp. genomic DNA includes:
- a CDS encoding ABC transporter ATP-binding protein, translating into MNKQSIRVENLVKSFGKGENKVDVINGASFSIEKGELIALIAPSGAGKTTLLMMIGCVEEPTSGKIWLGDEKVYDNKWLNKDTRAIRREKIGFIFQAHYLIPFLNVIDNVTLLPQTNGQSQKEAHKFAMELLEYFDIADKASFMPSQLSGGQNQRVAIARALANKPKIILADEPTAALDMERSVSVVQMLKKIAIEQDVAVVMVTHDEDMLPLCDRILKIEDKKIVSSTLKKDATMI; encoded by the coding sequence ATGAATAAGCAAAGTATTCGTGTTGAAAATCTTGTAAAGAGTTTTGGCAAAGGCGAAAATAAAGTAGATGTTATAAATGGGGCTTCTTTTAGTATAGAAAAAGGAGAGTTAATAGCTTTGATAGCACCAAGTGGCGCAGGAAAAACAACTCTACTTATGATGATTGGATGCGTTGAAGAACCAACAAGTGGAAAAATATGGCTTGGAGATGAAAAAGTTTATGATAATAAATGGTTAAATAAAGATACTCGTGCTATTCGTAGAGAAAAAATCGGTTTTATATTTCAAGCACACTATCTTATTCCTTTTTTAAATGTTATAGATAATGTCACACTTCTACCTCAAACTAATGGACAATCACAAAAAGAAGCTCATAAATTTGCTATGGAACTTTTAGAGTATTTTGATATCGCAGATAAAGCAAGTTTTATGCCCTCTCAACTTTCAGGCGGACAAAATCAAAGAGTTGCAATAGCTAGAGCATTAGCAAACAAGCCTAAGATAATACTAGCAGATGAACCTACTGCCGCATTAGATATGGAACGCTCAGTAAGTGTTGTGCAGATGCTTAAAAAAATAGCAATAGAACAAGATGTAGCCGTAGTAATGGTAACTCACGATGAAGATATGTTACCTTTATGCGATAGGATATTAAAAATAGAAGATAAAAAAATTGTTTCATCTACTCTAAAAAAAGATGCAACCATGATTTAG
- a CDS encoding N-acetyltransferase — MINYQKAKLSNIKNMQELVLPEIEAGIILNRSNDEIATNIRSYTLCFKDNELIGFCALHLHTEYLAEIRSLIVKEGFRGQKIGENLVKTCLDEAVDLGLQKVLSLTYRQSFFERLGFIEIPKESLPEHKIWADCIKCKHFPVCNEVSLIKTL; from the coding sequence ATGATTAATTACCAAAAGGCAAAATTAAGCAATATAAAAAATATGCAAGAGCTTGTACTGCCTGAGATTGAAGCAGGAATTATTTTAAATAGAAGCAATGATGAGATAGCTACAAATATCAGATCATACACTTTATGTTTTAAAGACAATGAACTTATAGGTTTTTGTGCTTTGCATCTACATACCGAGTATTTAGCAGAGATAAGATCTTTAATAGTAAAAGAGGGATTTAGGGGTCAAAAAATAGGAGAAAACTTAGTTAAGACTTGTCTTGATGAAGCTGTAGATTTAGGACTTCAAAAAGTTTTATCTCTAACTTATAGACAATCTTTTTTTGAAAGATTAGGTTTTATTGAAATTCCAAAAGAGTCCCTTCCTGAACATAAAATTTGGGCTGATTGTATTAAATGTAAACATTTTCCAGTATGCAACGAAGTATCTCTAATAAAAACTCTTTAG
- the hisB gene encoding imidazoleglycerol-phosphate dehydratase HisB, with protein sequence MITKSRKTKETDITISLELYGKGKSNIDTGVGFLDHMLESFSKHSLIDIDIKCIGDTHIDDHHSVEDVGIVLGALIADAIYPVENIERFGSANIVMDEACVSCDLDLSNRPFLVYESNIAGKVGNFDTELVEEFFRAFVLNARISTHIVALRGKNKHHIIEASFKALAVAIRRATTKNERVGIPSTKDVL encoded by the coding sequence ATGATTACTAAGAGTAGAAAAACAAAAGAAACAGATATAACAATTTCACTAGAATTATATGGTAAAGGAAAGAGTAATATTGATACTGGTGTCGGTTTTTTAGACCATATGCTAGAGAGTTTTTCTAAGCACTCACTTATAGATATAGATATCAAATGCATTGGAGATACACATATAGATGATCATCACAGTGTTGAAGATGTTGGCATCGTTCTTGGTGCATTAATTGCAGATGCCATCTACCCAGTTGAAAATATTGAAAGATTTGGTAGTGCTAATATAGTTATGGATGAGGCTTGTGTCTCTTGTGATTTAGATTTAAGTAATAGACCTTTTTTAGTTTACGAATCTAATATAGCAGGAAAAGTTGGTAATTTTGATACAGAGCTTGTTGAAGAATTTTTTAGAGCATTTGTCTTAAATGCAAGAATTAGTACTCACATTGTGGCACTAAGAGGAAAGAATAAACATCATATTATAGAAGCCTCATTTAAAGCTTTAGCTGTTGCTATCCGTCGCGCTACTACAAAAAATGAAAGAGTCGGTATTCCTAGTACAAAAGATGTTTTATGA
- a CDS encoding TatD family hydrolase: MIIDTHIHLDDDRYKEDLDNVLNRARESGVKRFIIPGAHPSTLERALEIVEANSDVYFAVGVHPYDMDSFAGLDFDKYIKHEKCVAIGECGLDYFRLQGSDEEKLQEKIAQKKVFKAQIQLAKKYKKPLIVHIRDASRDSKEMLMELDAKEVGGVLHCYNADEELLSLAKEGFYFGIGGVLTFKNAKKLINVLNKIPKDKLLIETDGPYLTPTPHRGERNEPLYTTFVAQKMSELLDIPLKNIKDITTQNAQKLFALH, from the coding sequence ATGATTATCGATACACATATTCACTTAGACGACGATAGATACAAAGAGGATTTAGACAATGTGTTAAACAGAGCAAGGGAGTCTGGTGTTAAAAGATTTATAATTCCAGGTGCGCATCCAAGCACCTTAGAGAGAGCTTTAGAGATTGTTGAAGCAAACAGTGATGTTTACTTTGCAGTTGGAGTGCATCCATACGATATGGACTCTTTTGCAGGACTTGATTTTGACAAATACATTAAACATGAAAAATGTGTAGCTATTGGTGAGTGTGGATTGGATTATTTTAGATTACAAGGGAGTGATGAAGAAAAACTTCAAGAAAAAATCGCTCAAAAAAAAGTTTTTAAAGCACAGATACAACTTGCCAAAAAGTATAAAAAACCTCTTATTGTTCACATAAGAGATGCTTCAAGAGATTCAAAAGAGATGCTTATGGAATTAGATGCTAAAGAAGTGGGAGGAGTTTTGCACTGCTATAACGCTGATGAAGAGTTACTTTCTTTAGCAAAAGAGGGTTTTTATTTTGGCATTGGAGGAGTGCTTACTTTTAAAAATGCCAAAAAATTAATAAATGTTTTAAATAAAATCCCAAAAGATAAACTTCTAATAGAAACAGATGGTCCATACCTTACTCCTACACCGCATCGAGGGGAGAGAAACGAACCTCTTTATACAACATTTGTAGCACAAAAGATGTCTGAACTTCTAGATATTCCACTTAAAAATATCAAAGACATAACTACACAAAATGCCCAAAAACTCTTTGCTTTACATTGA
- a CDS encoding septal ring lytic transglycosylase RlpA family protein — MNKLLIFLLVFSLLILGGCSTRGKRVYNGHKYSAPKSYSADKNAHSSEMDQKTYSHPTMRPYVIRGIKYYPTVVSVGDEFQGNASWYGPDFHGKHTSNGEIYNMYDMTAAHKTLPMNTIVKVVNHDNGKSTVVRINDRGPFIETRIIDLSKTAASKIDMIGAGTARVSLEILGFEAKGKKRIPTKKELKKSPQESIVSSFALQIASFSKIEGALKTQELHDNTDGYKTVIKDMENENGRIFKVWLKGFKSEEEARDYKAQGHFKNAFIVRED; from the coding sequence ATGAATAAATTATTGATTTTTTTATTAGTATTTTCACTTCTTATATTGGGTGGATGTAGTACTAGAGGTAAGAGAGTTTACAATGGACACAAGTATTCTGCACCAAAATCATACTCAGCAGATAAAAATGCTCACAGTTCTGAAATGGATCAAAAAACATATTCGCATCCAACAATGAGACCTTATGTAATTAGAGGCATAAAATATTATCCTACAGTTGTGAGTGTTGGCGATGAGTTTCAAGGTAATGCTAGTTGGTACGGTCCTGATTTTCACGGTAAACATACTTCAAACGGTGAAATTTACAATATGTACGATATGACAGCGGCGCATAAAACACTTCCTATGAATACAATTGTAAAAGTTGTAAATCATGATAATGGGAAAAGTACAGTTGTAAGGATTAACGACAGAGGTCCATTTATAGAAACAAGGATTATTGATTTATCAAAAACTGCAGCAAGTAAAATAGATATGATAGGTGCAGGTACGGCTCGTGTAAGCTTAGAAATTTTAGGCTTTGAGGCAAAAGGAAAAAAAAGAATTCCTACAAAAAAAGAGTTAAAAAAATCTCCTCAAGAATCTATAGTTAGTAGTTTTGCTCTTCAAATAGCATCTTTTTCAAAAATTGAAGGAGCATTAAAAACTCAAGAGTTGCACGATAATACAGATGGATATAAAACAGTTATAAAAGATATGGAAAATGAAAATGGTAGAATTTTCAAAGTTTGGTTAAAAGGCTTTAAGAGTGAAGAAGAAGCGAGAGACTACAAAGCACAAGGTCATTTTAAAAATGCATTTATAGTAAGAGAGGATTAA
- a CDS encoding ABC transporter permease, whose product MINLAKKDVSHSLGKFLVTAMGVGMLLGIVLIMMGVYRGMVVDAEILIGDINADLWVVQEDTLGPFAEASRIHEDLKDSIGIIDGVKYAQAITFQTIQLPNENMPIRVMAVGYDPFGNINPINQNRLIQGRKLTKDHYEIVVSKKTGFKINDEILLARDKYKVVGITDDTVSSGGDLLVYISLKDAQKIQFLYSNSRVRNDRERGIKNSDVTMVNAVIATLKDGYSIDEVAKDIREWKHKSVYTKQEQEDILTKNLIERASKQIGLFTAILILVSTIIIALIIYTMTLEKMKEISIMKLIGIPNSIIIKMIVQETLLLGFLAFISGNIFSHLIYEKFPKRVVLEIADAWMLFIVVIIASILSSFIGVKKVISADPAAAIGG is encoded by the coding sequence GTGATAAATTTAGCAAAAAAAGATGTCTCGCACTCTCTTGGTAAGTTTTTAGTTACTGCTATGGGAGTTGGTATGCTTTTAGGAATTGTACTTATTATGATGGGTGTTTACCGTGGAATGGTAGTAGATGCTGAAATTTTAATAGGTGATATAAATGCTGATTTGTGGGTAGTTCAAGAAGATACTCTTGGTCCATTTGCCGAAGCTTCAAGAATTCATGAAGATTTAAAAGACTCCATAGGAATTATTGATGGAGTAAAGTATGCTCAGGCGATAACATTTCAAACTATACAACTTCCAAATGAAAATATGCCAATAAGAGTTATGGCGGTTGGATATGACCCTTTTGGTAATATAAATCCAATAAATCAAAATAGACTCATACAAGGAAGAAAACTCACTAAAGATCATTACGAAATAGTTGTTTCAAAAAAAACTGGTTTTAAAATCAATGATGAGATATTACTAGCAAGAGATAAGTACAAAGTAGTAGGGATAACTGATGATACTGTATCTTCAGGAGGAGATTTACTTGTATATATAAGTTTAAAAGATGCACAAAAAATCCAATTTTTATACTCAAATAGTAGAGTAAGAAATGATCGTGAGCGTGGCATAAAAAATAGTGATGTAACTATGGTAAATGCAGTGATAGCAACACTTAAAGATGGTTACAGCATAGATGAGGTAGCCAAAGACATAAGAGAATGGAAACATAAAAGCGTTTATACAAAACAAGAACAAGAAGATATTTTAACAAAAAATTTAATTGAGAGAGCATCAAAACAGATAGGTCTTTTTACAGCCATATTAATTTTAGTCTCAACTATTATTATCGCACTTATTATTTACACTATGACTTTAGAGAAGATGAAAGAGATATCTATTATGAAACTTATAGGAATTCCAAATAGCATAATTATAAAGATGATTGTGCAAGAGACACTTTTACTTGGTTTTTTAGCTTTTATATCTGGCAATATATTTTCCCATCTAATATATGAAAAATTTCCAAAAAGAGTAGTGCTAGAGATTGCTGATGCTTGGATGCTCTTTATAGTTGTAATAATAGCTTCAATATTATCATCTTTCATAGGTGTAAAAAAAGTTATAAGCGCTGATCCAGCAGCCGCGATAGGGGGTTGA
- the lptC gene encoding LPS export ABC transporter periplasmic protein LptC, with translation MNINIFFIGISLGLLMIFIGFKPLDIKQKEFIDVPLFELEVFTLHELSKNGLVTLMKGNKAIRYSNRYNVSNINYTDNSKEFLANMRADKGLYRDKKEIIDLEGNVIYNREDGLVFESQEARYNKITSIATTTKDYVMYRDKDKVVGTSLIFDNANKKIKSKNVVANYQIKER, from the coding sequence TTGAATATAAACATATTTTTTATTGGCATCTCTTTGGGACTTTTGATGATATTTATAGGTTTCAAACCATTGGATATCAAACAAAAAGAGTTTATTGATGTACCACTTTTTGAACTTGAAGTTTTCACACTTCATGAGCTGTCTAAAAATGGTTTGGTAACACTTATGAAAGGAAATAAGGCTATTAGATATAGTAATCGTTATAATGTGTCCAATATCAACTATACTGACAATTCAAAAGAATTTCTTGCAAATATGAGAGCTGATAAAGGGCTTTATAGAGATAAAAAAGAGATTATAGACTTAGAGGGAAATGTAATTTACAATAGAGAAGATGGTTTGGTATTTGAGTCTCAAGAAGCTAGATACAATAAAATAACTTCTATTGCAACAACAACAAAAGATTATGTGATGTACAGAGATAAAGACAAAGTAGTTGGAACTTCACTAATTTTTGATAACGCAAACAAAAAAATAAAATCTAAAAATGTAGTGGCAAACTACCAAATAAAAGAGAGATAA
- a CDS encoding NAD(+)/NADH kinase produces MQANNIKKVGVLLRPSTPELKNSYYTLEKVFKKYGIDVYLDSISGAMIDIMGMEFDAMCSHVDALVTLGGDGTLISAVRRSFEYNIPVLGVYAGSLGFLADVDLDELDEFVNNMTQNKIRVDERSVLEVRIVSQNDERKMYAFNDMVLTRPSVSNMIHIETLVDKKAFNTYYGDGVVVSTPTGSTAYNISAGGPVLFPLSKVFVLTPICPHSLTQRPVVLPGEFSIEMKTQKLRALVIIDGQDMHELEPGQSVHLKLAMKRARLIHREEFNYFDVLKKKLNWGE; encoded by the coding sequence TTGCAAGCAAATAATATAAAAAAAGTTGGTGTTCTTTTAAGACCATCTACTCCAGAACTTAAAAACAGTTATTATACTCTTGAAAAAGTATTTAAAAAATATGGCATCGATGTCTATTTAGATAGTATTAGCGGTGCTATGATAGATATTATGGGTATGGAGTTTGATGCTATGTGTAGTCATGTAGATGCACTTGTGACACTTGGCGGTGATGGAACTCTGATATCTGCTGTAAGAAGATCTTTTGAGTACAACATCCCTGTTTTAGGTGTTTATGCTGGTAGTTTGGGTTTTTTAGCTGATGTTGATTTAGATGAACTTGATGAATTTGTAAATAATATGACTCAAAATAAGATAAGAGTGGATGAACGCTCTGTTTTAGAAGTTAGAATTGTAAGTCAAAATGATGAAAGAAAAATGTACGCTTTTAATGACATGGTTCTAACTCGTCCCTCTGTTTCAAACATGATACATATAGAAACTCTCGTAGATAAAAAAGCCTTTAACACTTACTATGGAGATGGTGTAGTTGTCTCCACTCCAACAGGTTCTACCGCTTATAATATTTCAGCTGGAGGTCCTGTTTTATTTCCATTATCTAAAGTTTTTGTACTAACTCCTATATGTCCTCATTCACTAACGCAAAGACCTGTGGTTTTACCAGGTGAATTTTCTATAGAAATGAAAACACAAAAACTTAGAGCATTGGTAATTATAGACGGTCAAGATATGCATGAACTAGAACCAGGTCAAAGTGTTCACTTAAAATTAGCAATGAAAAGAGCAAGATTAATACACAGAGAAGAGTTTAATTATTTTGATGTTCTTAAGAAAAAACTCAACTGGGGAGAGTAG
- a CDS encoding LysM peptidoglycan-binding domain-containing protein produces MIKLFLLLLLPIFLNANLTYVFNHNKELALLESFDIDSSFLYDPIMNEMKTKKSTMKKNQYFFKAMDEAYTFIPAIKSVLAKHGVPPEFLYLAMAESNFSTRAYSKKRASGLWQFMPATGKLYGLQIDEYVDERRDLIKSTEAAAKYLSNLHKRFGKWYLAAIAYNCGGGRLNQAIRKAGTDELSVLLDPKKKYIPRESRFYIRKIVALAMIGQDEQFLMNSEYEHLLNRANAYSISTVKLSSGDSIRRLSKMVGIPLSELKKLNRHLKYDFVPPYATTYDIYIPYIKLNEFKQKYHPEPMKNIYKVHVVTRGDNLSYIGKKYGVSFKVIKDFNKLKSYRLSLNQRLIIPIDARSNVKKIDTKHYYMVKKGDTLESISKAYKVSVQNLKLQNQLNSSLIKIGDRLKINE; encoded by the coding sequence ATGATTAAACTTTTTCTTCTACTTCTTTTACCAATTTTTCTAAATGCTAATTTAACCTATGTTTTTAACCATAATAAGGAATTAGCTCTTTTAGAATCCTTCGATATAGATTCTTCTTTTCTTTATGATCCAATTATGAATGAAATGAAAACTAAAAAATCCACTATGAAAAAAAACCAATATTTTTTTAAAGCAATGGATGAAGCCTATACTTTTATTCCTGCTATAAAAAGTGTTTTAGCAAAACATGGTGTTCCACCAGAATTTTTATATCTTGCTATGGCAGAATCAAACTTTTCAACTAGAGCTTATTCAAAAAAAAGAGCATCTGGACTTTGGCAATTTATGCCAGCTACAGGAAAACTTTATGGTTTACAAATTGATGAATACGTTGATGAAAGACGTGACCTCATTAAATCAACTGAAGCCGCTGCAAAATATTTATCGAACCTTCATAAAAGATTTGGTAAGTGGTATTTAGCTGCTATTGCCTATAATTGTGGAGGTGGAAGACTAAACCAAGCCATAAGAAAAGCTGGTACAGATGAATTATCAGTTTTACTTGATCCTAAAAAAAAGTACATACCAAGAGAGAGTAGATTTTATATTAGAAAAATTGTAGCACTTGCTATGATTGGTCAAGATGAACAATTTTTGATGAATAGTGAGTATGAGCATCTATTAAATCGTGCAAATGCTTACTCAATTTCTACTGTTAAATTATCTAGTGGGGACTCCATCAGAAGATTATCAAAAATGGTTGGAATCCCATTGTCTGAGCTTAAAAAATTAAATAGACATTTAAAATATGACTTTGTACCTCCATATGCAACAACATATGATATTTATATTCCATACATTAAACTAAATGAGTTTAAACAAAAGTATCATCCTGAGCCTATGAAAAATATTTACAAGGTTCATGTTGTAACAAGAGGAGACAATCTCTCTTATATAGGTAAAAAATATGGGGTTTCATTTAAGGTTATAAAAGATTTTAACAAGCTTAAATCTTATCGCTTGAGTCTAAATCAAAGACTTATTATTCCTATAGATGCAAGAAGTAATGTCAAAAAAATAGACACTAAACACTACTATATGGTTAAAAAAGGAGATACTTTAGAGTCTATTTCAAAAGCATATAAAGTTAGTGTTCAAAATCTTAAACTTCAAAATCAACTTAACAGTAGTCTTATAAAAATAGGTGATAGGTTGAAAATAAATGAATAA
- the lptA gene encoding lipopolysaccharide transport periplasmic protein LptA: MKFLTLMTIFLASSLISQELKIKANQFDADEKTGVSVFQGEVNIIKANDELNASIVTVYTDAKHQPTKYIAQGDVSFHIETKEGALYQGVAGKVIYMPNIKEYHFFTNVHLKQLDENKEIIGDEVVLKTIEGKAYAKGVDKEPVIMIFKIPKEEEK, translated from the coding sequence ATGAAATTTTTAACATTAATGACAATTTTTTTAGCTTCATCTTTAATATCACAAGAGTTGAAAATAAAAGCAAATCAGTTTGATGCTGATGAAAAAACAGGTGTATCCGTATTTCAAGGTGAAGTCAATATCATAAAAGCTAATGATGAATTAAATGCTTCAATAGTAACTGTATATACAGATGCTAAACATCAACCTACAAAGTATATTGCACAAGGAGATGTTTCCTTTCATATAGAGACCAAAGAAGGTGCTCTTTATCAAGGTGTAGCAGGTAAAGTTATATATATGCCAAATATCAAAGAATATCACTTTTTTACGAATGTGCATCTAAAACAATTAGATGAAAATAAAGAAATTATTGGTGATGAAGTTGTTTTAAAAACTATTGAGGGAAAAGCATATGCAAAAGGAGTTGATAAAGAGCCTGTTATTATGATTTTTAAGATTCCAAAAGAGGAAGAAAAATGA
- a CDS encoding HAD-IIIA family hydrolase has product MIKLIVLDVDGCLTDGGLIYSSDAIESKIFNVKDGLGISTWIKLGNHVAIITGRNSKIVQKRAEELGIRYIYQGIKDKDRVLKEIISSLNLSFYEVAAIGDDLNDYNMLNLVGKSFTPKNGVKEIKTIVNKILSFNGGDGAVREMIDILVDENDQREEFMKVWMID; this is encoded by the coding sequence ATGATTAAATTAATAGTTTTAGATGTAGATGGTTGTCTAACAGATGGTGGACTTATATATTCATCAGATGCAATAGAGAGCAAAATATTTAATGTAAAAGATGGTTTAGGAATTAGTACTTGGATTAAACTTGGTAATCATGTTGCAATTATTACAGGAAGAAATTCTAAGATAGTACAAAAAAGAGCAGAAGAACTTGGTATAAGATATATATATCAAGGTATAAAAGACAAAGATAGAGTTTTAAAAGAGATAATTAGCTCTCTTAATTTGAGTTTTTATGAAGTAGCAGCCATAGGAGATGATTTAAACGACTATAATATGCTTAATCTTGTAGGTAAGAGTTTCACTCCAAAAAATGGTGTAAAAGAGATAAAGACCATAGTAAATAAAATACTCTCTTTTAATGGTGGAGATGGAGCTGTTAGAGAGATGATAGATATTTTAGTTGATGAGAATGATCAAAGAGAAGAGTTTATGAAAGTTTGGATGATAGATTGA
- a CDS encoding AAA family ATPase, with protein MIERFYLKDYLSFREIELNPTAGLVVFTGPSGSGKSILLKSILSSLGSDSCEASLCESSVTWELNEADCGIENDDINIFKHIKKEKSRYFINNQSISKKAISELSSKYLRHLSLKDFSDFENENIISILDARIQNKSKDIFSIKDDYKKTFFEHKIIRAELDKIEEEEKKIVELKEFATFEINKIQDINPKASEDEELLEIKKELSKKEKVLQSIESANVIFDSEHSVSSALDYLNVDSSFFDDCINELRALFDDAEAKFNALDDVDIEEVLNRIEELSGLKRRYGSIEEALAYKEQKIIELKQYENIKIIKDELVKKEAALAKKVDMLADSLTKLREEEIEDFTRSLNKYLKELYLRDAQVYIVKKELNSCGKDEILINLNNTQLQKVSTGEFNRLRLAILALKSEFMSQNGGVLMLDEIDANLSGEESMSVAKVLRQLSKYFQIFVISHQPQLTSMGEQHFLVQKNENESKVKELDFDERVDEIARIISGESVSNEAKKFAKELLEANK; from the coding sequence ATGATTGAGAGATTTTATCTTAAAGACTATCTTAGTTTTAGAGAAATAGAGTTAAATCCTACTGCTGGATTAGTTGTATTTACAGGTCCAAGTGGTAGCGGAAAATCTATACTTTTAAAGTCAATATTATCATCTCTAGGTTCAGATTCATGTGAAGCATCTCTGTGCGAATCTAGTGTTACTTGGGAGTTAAACGAAGCTGATTGTGGTATAGAAAATGATGATATAAATATTTTTAAACATATAAAAAAAGAAAAATCAAGATACTTTATAAATAATCAAAGTATTTCTAAAAAAGCTATTTCAGAACTATCTTCAAAATACCTAAGACACTTAAGTTTAAAAGATTTTAGTGATTTTGAAAATGAAAATATCATATCTATATTAGATGCAAGAATTCAAAATAAATCAAAAGATATTTTTAGTATTAAAGATGATTACAAAAAAACATTTTTTGAACATAAAATTATAAGAGCTGAACTAGATAAAATCGAAGAAGAAGAAAAAAAAATTGTAGAATTAAAAGAGTTTGCTACTTTTGAGATAAATAAAATTCAAGATATAAATCCAAAAGCATCTGAAGATGAAGAACTTTTAGAAATAAAAAAAGAGTTATCAAAAAAAGAAAAAGTATTGCAAAGTATAGAGTCTGCAAATGTTATTTTTGATAGCGAACACTCTGTAAGTAGTGCTTTAGACTACTTAAATGTTGATAGTTCATTTTTTGATGATTGTATAAATGAGTTAAGAGCACTTTTTGATGATGCAGAAGCTAAGTTTAATGCACTAGATGATGTAGATATAGAAGAAGTTTTAAACCGCATAGAAGAGCTTAGCGGACTTAAAAGAAGATATGGAAGCATAGAAGAAGCATTAGCATATAAAGAGCAAAAAATCATAGAACTAAAACAGTATGAAAATATAAAAATTATAAAAGATGAGTTGGTTAAAAAAGAAGCTGCACTAGCTAAAAAAGTCGATATGCTTGCTGATTCTTTAACTAAATTAAGAGAAGAAGAGATAGAGGATTTTACTCGCTCTTTAAACAAATATTTAAAAGAGTTATATCTAAGAGATGCTCAAGTATACATTGTTAAAAAAGAGTTAAATAGTTGTGGAAAAGATGAGATATTAATCAATTTAAACAATACTCAATTACAAAAAGTAAGTACAGGAGAGTTCAATAGACTCCGTCTTGCAATTTTGGCATTAAAATCTGAATTTATGAGTCAAAATGGCGGAGTATTGATGCTAGATGAGATAGATGCAAATCTAAGTGGAGAAGAATCTATGAGTGTTGCTAAAGTTTTAAGACAACTCTCAAAATATTTTCAAATTTTTGTTATCTCTCATCAACCACAATTAACATCCATGGGCGAACAGCATTTTTTAGTACAAAAAAATGAAAATGAATCAAAAGTTAAAGAGCTTGATTTTGATGAAAGAGTAGATGAAATAGCTAGAATAATAAGCGGAGAAAGTGTTTCAAACGAAGCTAAAAAATTTGCAAAAGAACTTTTGGAGGCAAACAAATGA
- the yihA gene encoding ribosome biogenesis GTP-binding protein YihA/YsxC, with translation MIEIVDSKFITSAANLSGAPETDEQNEVVFMARSNVGKSSLLNALTNHKGLAKVSSTPGKTRLINYFDVTFIDRETSHKSIAKFVDLPGFGYAKVSKSIKYDWEKNLTDYISQREQIKLFIHLIDCRHPNLEIDTSVSEFLFDNCKENQYILQIFTKIDKLNQKEQNALRKKFPNAMMVSSSKKKGMQKAIKVIYDILHEDAKESSDD, from the coding sequence ATGATTGAAATCGTAGATTCAAAATTTATAACTTCTGCTGCAAATCTTAGTGGAGCACCTGAAACAGATGAACAAAATGAAGTTGTTTTTATGGCAAGATCAAATGTAGGAAAAAGTTCTCTATTAAACGCTCTTACAAATCATAAAGGTCTTGCTAAGGTATCTTCAACACCAGGAAAAACAAGATTAATTAACTACTTTGATGTAACTTTTATTGATAGAGAAACTTCTCATAAAAGTATTGCTAAATTTGTAGATTTACCAGGTTTTGGATACGCAAAAGTTTCAAAGTCCATAAAATACGATTGGGAGAAAAATTTAACTGATTATATCTCTCAAAGAGAACAGATAAAACTTTTTATTCATCTTATAGATTGCAGACATCCTAATCTTGAAATAGATACTTCTGTGAGTGAATTTTTGTTTGATAATTGTAAAGAAAATCAATACATCCTTCAAATATTTACTAAGATAGACAAGTTAAATCAAAAAGAGCAAAATGCACTTAGAAAAAAATTTCCTAATGCTATGATGGTTTCTAGCTCAAAGAAAAAAGGTATGCAAAAGGCTATTAAAGTTATTTATGATATTTTACACGAAGATGCTAAGGAATCCTCTGATGATTAA